GATTCTGCAGATCTCAATGCATACCCTTGGTAAAGGCACCATTTATAGTTGGATATACAGCGCACTCTTTTTCTGGTTTGTACTGGTGACGATTTCTGTACTTAAACTCTGGCGAAAAACCGTGTTTGAGTCTTTGCAGCACCATTTTGAATACCCAGTATGGGTGCATTGGGCGAATAACCGTCAGAATACGTTTTTACTGAATATTCCCGCCACTGCAATCGCGATTGTTTGGCTGACTATAGAGAACATTAAACATCGAGTGATGAGTTTACTTTCTCACTCTACTCTGTTCAGCCAGGCATTGGCTTATCTCTTCCGTATCGAAGTGGCTAAGCAATCCGGTTTAGGTAAAGGCCACCATCAGTTGGTGAGAATTAAAGGCGAACAAGTCTTTGATTATGTTTTACCAGGTAACATTGATAGCACCTTAATCGACTATGCTGGTGACGAAATCAAGCAGCTTTCTCGTTACTTGATGTCGGATAGCCCTGCAATTTGCGTCGTCTCTGGCGAACGAGGCATCGGAGCAACGACACTGCTAAACACTATGCTAAACAAAGTGTCTAATGCAGAGCCAATCTATCTCAGTTGCCCATACGCAGGATATACCGAGTTGCTTAAACAGCTTGCGGTAAGTATTGGCTTGGATGAAGAATCGAGCGAGATTCAAATTCTTGCCCATCTGCGCAAAAGTGACACCACGTATCTGATTGCGATTGATAATGCACATCGTTTGGTGAAACCAATGGTGGGTGGTCTGAACGATCTGATTCGTATCACCAACCTTCTGCGTCGTTCAAAGAAAAACCATCGCATCGTATTTTCAATTGTGAAATCAAGCTGGCGCTTTGTCGACCGCGCTCGTGGTGAGCGTCTACTGTTTGATTTAGTATGTTTCCTACCTCGCTGGAGCGAAAAACAAATCGCGCAGCTACTTGATAGCCGCATTAATCAGAGCATAGACAAACCCTTGTCATTTGAAGGCTTGGTGGTACCAAAACAGTGGGATCATGAAGACATTAGTGAAGAAGAACGCGCTAAACAAGGTTTTTACCGCATTCTTTGGCACTATTCGGATGGTAACCCGACGGTTGCGCTGCGCTTTTTCCGTTTGTCGATCAATCGCAACAAAGAAACCGATCAAACCGTGGTTCGCCTATTCCATGTGCCTGAATCTCAAGAGCTAGAAAATATGCCTAAGC
Above is a window of Vibrio taketomensis DNA encoding:
- a CDS encoding ATP-binding protein produces the protein MLACLFLSMPSLADNEYGFQSQPQASEEAIQIAQQVAAIPDPLFMSAKDQRRVDSLLAHVLRVQREQIALFAEHLNQYRASSNDSTWNGVQGSYSTLTSLNQSKESLLALTSAANQERLTGFGPYGVTQFKQEWQLTKHNIEYLIYFQVRSFKSLVGEILISPIPVIWAAIKVLFVYFGLVWWLANSKRLIDLFRQSQLESKTNPPLWVRLIWYISRAHRAIAWLIAITLSLRVLSQIPSLQHLILLEIFTWWILGGSIAISFILEFAYRNSRSSSPEVIALRLATIRRYVWSIIIAGVILQISMHTLGKGTIYSWIYSALFFWFVLVTISVLKLWRKTVFESLQHHFEYPVWVHWANNRQNTFLLNIPATAIAIVWLTIENIKHRVMSLLSHSTLFSQALAYLFRIEVAKQSGLGKGHHQLVRIKGEQVFDYVLPGNIDSTLIDYAGDEIKQLSRYLMSDSPAICVVSGERGIGATTLLNTMLNKVSNAEPIYLSCPYAGYTELLKQLAVSIGLDEESSEIQILAHLRKSDTTYLIAIDNAHRLVKPMVGGLNDLIRITNLLRRSKKNHRIVFSIVKSSWRFVDRARGERLLFDLVCFLPRWSEKQIAQLLDSRINQSIDKPLSFEGLVVPKQWDHEDISEEERAKQGFYRILWHYSDGNPTVALRFFRLSINRNKETDQTVVRLFHVPESQELENMPKPMLAVLRSIIQLEIASPEILSECTQLSIAEITGILRYFQSRGFIEWSEDQARVSDHWFRHITNVLDRQHLLVK